The sequence TAAAGATATAAAATTAACACAAAAAGAAAAAAGCAATTTAGATGCAATGAGCGGAAAATTCTACGAAACAGTAAAGGATATTGAAGAGTTTACAAATTTAATAGAGAGTGATCGAATAAAAATCTTTGAAAGTATTCTAGATAAAAAAAAGTTAAAATATTCGGATGCAGATTTAAAAATATTAAACTGGAAAAGAAAAGACTATGATAAGAAGAAAAATATTTTCTTTTCAGAAAGATTTGCTCTAATTAGCGGGGCAATAGTCAAAAAATACAAAGCATACATGAAAAGAGTAAGTAATACTGATAGATAGAATAAATGTATACTATAAATTATATCAATATCAAAGGTCAAGAAACAGTCTTTACGGAAAGCGTCGAGCAGCTTCCCGTTTTAAACACAGATATGAAAGTAATATTTGAAAAAGATGTTTATTTAGTAAAGAGCATTGGCTATTATCCGGGTAAAAGTAAATATCGAATTGTAATCGAAAAACTTGGACTATAGAGATGTTTATGAAAAAAGTAAAAGCATAGTTCAGACATAAGGGCGGTAAAAAATTTTGAATATTGACGAAATTAGGAATTCAATCCAAAATGGAAATTATCGGGTAAGCGACCATGCCTTTGATGAAATGGATGAAGATAATTTAGACTTGGAAAATGTATTGCACTCAGTTGAGAATGGGGAAATTATTGAAGATTATCCGAAAAGTAGAATCGCTCCTTCTTGCTTGATTAGTGGAAACGATTATGAATCGAATCCTGTTCATAGTGTGTGGGGATATTTTAAAGAAAAATTATTTTCTGTTTTGATAACAGTATATAAACCAAATGAAACTGAGTGGATGGATGATAAAAAAACTAGGAGAAAATCATGAAAAAAAGACTATCAAAATGTATTCATTGTGGAATTGGAAAAACAAATGCGAAATTGGTAGAAAAGATTTTATCGTCTAATGACAATACTGCGCTAGTAAAAGTCAACGCGGAAGTTTGCGACCACTGTGGAGAAAGATACTATGAGCCGGAAACAATTCGATACTTTGAGAGAATTAAAAGGAATTGAAGAACAAAAGTAGTAAGCAATTAATTCCTGTCGGAATTGCATATAAAGTCGCCATTTAGAAAATTCAAATACTAACACTTTATTAGCTACTGATTAAAGGGAACACCACACAATGAGAGCAAAGGAAAAAGTATTAATTGGAGATGAATATGAATTATCCCCTGAAATTAGAGAAGGCATACAAAGCAGAGACCAAAATCAATTAGAGAAAAGAATTGATTCGGAATAAGTATTACAAGCAAACCTGAAATGTATAGAAACCAGCCTTCGACATCCGTGTCTCGGCTGGTTTGAAATATGGGGCGAACTTTTTAGTAGTAGAAGCAAAAAACGATCACCTAACTGCGAGTATCCACTGCGGTAACGCACTATGTTCGGATGCTGTGCGTCACCTTGCTCCAAGCCGGCATAGTCGTGTTAGTCAAACTTTGTAGTATTTTTGTTGAACTTACGCAAGTCCAGTGCCTTCGTTCCGGTCACAAAACTTGCAAGAGAATAATGCAAGTTTTGCGCCCTACACTCAGTCACGGGACTTGCTAGTTTTAGTTCGGCTTGGAGACATGACTTTGAAACTCAAAAGGTGCTACCGCACTTTCGAGTTTCAAAGTCACGTCGGATACTCTTAACGTTAGGCGGTATTTGCTGGCGTGGCGTGAGTTTCTTTGTGAGAATTTAACTACGCTATAAGTGCCGTAGTGTATTTTAAATACAAGGAGAAATTAAATGAATCAATTAGAAGACATGCTTATTTTAGCTGCGCGTGAAGGTAATCTTTCTATAGTTAAAGAGGCTATTCAAAGAGGAGTTGCTATTGAAGCTAGATCACCCAGTGGCGGTACGGCATTACGTCAAGCGGCTGTGCTTGGTCAAACTGAAGTAATTCGATTTTTATTGGATAAAGGTGCAAATGTAAATACCGAAGATTACGATGGTGATACGCCATTAATGGGATCAGTTG comes from Leptospiraceae bacterium and encodes:
- a CDS encoding DUF4258 domain-containing protein, coding for MNIDEIRNSIQNGNYRVSDHAFDEMDEDNLDLENVLHSVENGEIIEDYPKSRIAPSCLISGNDYESNPVHSVWGYFKEKLFSVLITVYKPNETEWMDDKKTRRKS
- a CDS encoding YgiT-type zinc finger protein, which produces MKKRLSKCIHCGIGKTNAKLVEKILSSNDNTALVKVNAEVCDHCGERYYEPETIRYFERIKRN
- a CDS encoding ankyrin repeat domain-containing protein codes for the protein MNQLEDMLILAAREGNLSIVKEAIQRGVAIEARSPSGGTALRQAAVLGQTEVIRFLLDKGANVNTEDYDGDTPLMGSVGKAHIGATELLISRGANVNKAGKNGLTALSYAKKNGHSKIIEILTKAGAK